The Nymphaea colorata isolate Beijing-Zhang1983 chromosome 11, ASM883128v2, whole genome shotgun sequence genome includes the window TCTTGCAAGGCGTGCTAAGgtatatctttctctctctttctctctctctctctctcactcacacacgCATGCACACCTCCTGTGAGACCGTGACAATTTTGTCTAACATCAAGTCTTAGATTTGCAATGACTAAGATTGTAGATATTAGTGAACATTCTTATAGTTGGACTTGGAAAATAAATGTCTCTAGTAGCTACAGACTTTAATCATCTAAGTTGTGTACTCTCCTCTTCCGTAACATTTTTCACTTGTTGATTTCCACGCTACccttcttttgaagtttttggcGTTTTAGCTTGTCTATTTAAGGATTACTCACCATCAGTTCTCCTTAAATTACTGGTTGGTCCCGCGCAAGTGGGATATGAATGACTACTCATATGAATGACTACTTGATCAAAGCAAAGTTGGAACCTCTTATAAGTTCTGGTCGTTCCAACTCCAGAAAAACCATCGGATTCCAGTTTCTTTAAGCGTCACTTGCTGATACTATTGATGATCCAATAGCATAACTTTAGTCACGGTAGTGAAACAGTAACTGGGACTTCAACCACAAAAAGGTCTTTGGATCAGTTATGTGAGTTTTTCTGACCCATTGTAATAATGAACGGCAGATGCTTGAAGATGCATTCAATTGTTTAGAAGGTGTAACCTGCAACAAAGCTGAAGGTGCAATGTATCTCTTCCCTCGGATCCGCCTGCCACAGAAGGCCATGGAAGCTGCGGATGCAGCGAAAACTGCACCTGATGCATTCTATGCTCGCCGTCTTCTTGAAGCCACAGGGATTGTTGTTGTTCCTGGATCTGGCTTTGGACAGGTATGGCTTCATCATCTCTGTCGATTTCACAAATCCGAAATTTTCACCtactacctctctctctctcttgtctctctcGTGGAAGAAAACTAATCCTCTTTTTTGGGAAACTTCGGTTTCGATATTCTGTCCAGGTCCCGGGGACGTGGCACTTCAGATGCACCATACTTCCTCAGGAGGACAAAATTCCTACAGTGGTCTCAAAGTTGACAGAGTTCCACAAGGCCTTCATGGCAGAGTTCCGCGATTAGAGTTACCTGCTTGCCAGACTCGCCTTATAATAAAATTCTCGTCATCCATGTTTTCCATCGGTATGGATGATTCAAAAATCTCTTCTGTATCATTGACCCATGAAGCGCATCgagtgtttttcctttttccagtCATTAATAAATGGTAAATGTCTTTACCGATTGTGCTAATTTAGATATAGTTGGAATTCGTGATTATAGACTCAAAGGAAATTAGCAATATGTTGAAATCCGAAGGCTCAAAAATTTAGTGAATCGGAGTATCCAATCGAatggatggaaaaaaaaagtagtttaaaattttgaatacataattaaaatatcataaaaggagaaaaaaattaaaaaaggataattcacatttttttttatttttctcctctctgacatttttgtaatttattttaattgttgaGTTCAAAATCTTTTTACTTCAAATGCACCAAAAAATCGTCCTATCTGGAACGGCCCTCGAATTTGCCCCTATTGGATCGAAAGAGGGCCAATTCCATCCCAAACTGGAAATCAGTAGATGCACTCGGCTTGCGATGGTTATTAATAGCATTAAAAGACATTGTTCTATCAGGCACAGCTAACTTGGAAGTTAAACTATGCTATACAGCCGATCTCTTCTTAATTGGCCATGATGTGGGACCATTCCAGACAACATATTCATCCATCTCGGACGGAGGCAGAAAGTTGCAAAAATTAATTTCCTAAAGGAACCGGTCTTTTACATCACACAAATAGTGCATATATCTGCATTTTCGTCGGTACATCTTTGTTGATTTTTCAGTTGGGGAAAGGTTATCTTAGTCACATTTTCGAACATTAATATCTGGGCACGTGTTGTCTTTGGTAAACAACCCACCCTTTCAATTGCATTAACGTAAAGCCTCTTTCCATGAATCAATACATGGTTCCACTCTCACAAGGACCCCGCCCACCCTTTGTTCTATTACTCCCAAAAAGTATCACCGATCGTGGGATTTTCCCTGGCGAAAGCACATCAAACCACTACGATTTTCAGATGTTGCTCGTAGATCGAGTAAAAGCAGACAATTATTTGAGCGCTCAATTTCTCTTGATCATCCACAAACATAATGGGTCAACTGAGATTTCTCCAAAAAAGTATGTTTTAGCATATAGGGAAATTGGAAAGCGTGAAAGCCCTGCAGCGAGCTTGCAATCAAACACATGCATTTCAAGatactttttaataaaaaggatgcaaaaaaacaaaaaaagccacAAGGGTGACCACATGTTTCCCAAAAGGTGAAACACTCgagcaattaaaataaaaatcctaCCAAAGGTGAATGTGGAGTGAAGACTCAAAATGATACCGCTGGCCAAGAGGATACAGCAATTAATCAATATATTCTAGTACAGCACTAACAGGTTTACCATTCATCAGATCTCCTATAGACGGCTGATGACAGCCTGAACCTCAGAAGGAGAATAAAGGTGGTAGGTCGGAGCCACTTTTGCAATGTCAACATTATTAGGTGTTACCTACAAGAGGAAAGAAGGTCAACTGTTGAAGATTAGGTCAAAATCATGAAGCTTGTACCGTGAAACAAGCAAACACATGAAGGTGGCCTCATGGAACGAAGTTTTTTAACATGGACTCTGACATGTAAGCAGAATTTACCTTTTCTTCCATTACTTGCTTCAAGATGGACAGAGCAATCTTTTCTGCTTCTAAAAGTGAGAGATCCTGCCAATACCAATAACATGAAAACAGCTGTAATAGGTGCAAGTTGCTACTTATCAGGCATCTCATAATATAACTGGACGTATTAAAATGATGAAACTTATCAGTGACAAATATAGGTGGGTATGTGCATCATGTCCTTTAGATACCACCAGAAACTTGGGGATTTTGATTTAAGACGGAGAAAAAGTTTTCTCCACATAACGTCTAGAAGATGAAGATCtaaatgtgaaagaaaaaagtagGCTTCAAACCTAAAAGCGGGGTTCATTTTTTTGAACCATCAGTTAACCAATCAAACCATTACCAATAGCAAATGCGACCGCAATACACTACAGCAAAATCAGTCAGAAACAGATCTTAATTACTTGAATTGGAACAAAacaacatgaaaagaaatacaacCTTATTGTACTGTTCTTGCAAGGAACTATCTGCTCCCTCTGAACCAGATCCGATTGCTTTAGCATTGCACTGCCAAAATGTGCCAGATGGGTCTGTGTAGTAACTGCACATAACAGCAAATACTTTCAGTattaagaaaagagagagagagaggggtaaCATTGTAAGAGAAAAGAGCATTTATTTCCTATAGATTTTAACGGTTGTGAACATGGAGAATATAAACTTGTGTAGCACAGTATATAAATATTGAAGACGGATCAAGACTCGTACAGGTAGTTGCAACAAACTTTAGAATCTCAGATGCTTTCATTGGAACTTACGTTTATTCAGTATGTTTCATGAGCAAAATTCAGAGAGCCATTTTCcccatcaaaaagaaaaattgacaGATGGGAGGATGAGAACTGACATATGGAAAGCAAAATCGACAATGCTGAACCAAGAAAGAGAACTGGCAGATGGAAGGATGAGTTCCTTACAGGCTTGGTCCATTCTCGTCATGCCCAGCAATCAAGAGAGACACACCAAATGGACGAGACTGCAGACAAGATAGGCAGTTGTTCATGTTGTGTCAAGTTGCAACCTAAGAAACTCTTGAGACAACAGTAAGCAACAAAGAAggctgtttttttctttttttttttaatggatgtGGAGAAAATCAGTAACTATTACCATGGACTCTTCATCACCTTCACCAAATCGAAGAGCTAGATCACAGAGTGCTTGGGTGGTAGACTCCACAGTCATAGGTTCACCATATGAAAACCTGTGGTTCTGCAATTACGATAAAAGAAAATGTCCTTAGACAAAAAACATAAGTTTGGATGCTTTCTATAATCATATTGTCACCAAATAGATAGTCACCTGGGTTTCAACCCTTGCATGCTCAACTAATGTGCGAGCATCAGCAATCAGTCCACTCATTGCACATCCAATATGTTCATCAATTTCCATGATTTTCTCCACGCTACTAGGTTCCTAGAACACAAGAAGAATTACCATAAACAACAATACACTTGTAGCTTCAAAGCATTTTGTTGCTTATGCAATAATCTTAATACATACCTCCTCTAAAGATAAAATGCATCTTCCACATTTTTGGAAAGGCATACAAAAAATACGGTGGttgtaaatttttaataatactATGAATAATAAACCGTACGAGACATGTTAAGAAGTTTTAGCTGAATGAGGAAAGACACATCATATTTCTGTGTCACAACTTCGAGCTTGACCACATAATGAAGAGAAAATCCACACATCTGACAAAGGTAAACAAATTTACCAAGCAGAAACTAAGAGGAGTTTCATGAGCCTTGTAAAGTACAGAATTTTGAAGCCACAACAAAATCAAACTGAACATACAACTGCAAATAGAGAAGATTCTCCAATCCCAATCCAATAACTGGAAACCATTGCAAATGACAAGCCGATATACATAGACttagaaaatcaaataaaacgatttgcatcttcttttctctccaCCACCACAGATGCTAACCACATTGCTAGAAAGACCTGACTATGCCTGGTTATGCCTAGTCACTAATGACAATATAAGAATTTGCAGATTTTCTGCAGTTTGCAAGTATAAATTCCTTGTACCTAAGTGCAGTATCAGTTTCAGAATTCTCAATTCCAGCGACACACAGTGCCCTCAAGTTTGTAGTTCTCCTGCCAaaccatataagacactaaaAATGAAGGAGTGTAAACATGAAGAagtgtttatactttatacacCTAAAACAAGGGATCATGTTTTGCTAAAGAAGGGTTACATCAGCGAGATAGTGATATCTTGGAATCTCAGAGCATCAAAATCAAAAACCCAATTCTACAACCACAACTACAGGTATTTTTTATTTGCTCCAGTGTAACCTGTAACGTTCTTCAAATCCTGAAGTGCAAGAGAGACTCCAGTAGATTCCACAAATACCATTTtcagttcaaagttcaaacaatcAAAAGCACTCTGTCCAATCCTCAAGCCTTCCCCAACCCTCAAACTTATACAATCAGAGTCTCCGAACTAGAAGCCAGCAAGTGCTGAAACACCAACGGATTCAAATGATGCCAAACAAAATTTATTAGGTCCATACAAATCAAGAGAGAAATTCTGTGCCAGAGTTTGCACTCCATTGGACCCAGATTCAGACAAGGCTCAACAAAGGCCATAAGCACCCAAAGATTGACTGCTATGTGAGGCGAATAGTAGTCCATTTTGACTCCTGGTTCATGCCACATCACATACAAGTCATTATGAAACTTCATAAATTTGGTTGTATCCATGTCAAAAGGTTGATTGAGAAGCAATGACTGAAAAGAAGCAGATAAAGATTGAGGCTTCGGACAGCTCTTCATTCCCCGGTAGGTGATATCTAAAGGGATTAGGACATAGActgggaaaaagagaaacagataAAGTTTTATGTGCCAAAGAATTGAATTAATAAATTTGGTGcaaaatacacacacactcaGTAAAGATAACATAGAAAGACTAGAGTGTTTTTCATAGACATCAAGCTGGTATATAAAATCTGCACCTCCCGTTCAGCGTGaaacccagaaaaaaaaatatgacctctttcaaagaaaaaatcaacTTGTAGTCAGTGGAACTCTGACTTGGCTCTTTTTCAGAGCATAATGCAACTTTACTAGCACAAGCACTAGCTCCGAAATAAGACccaatatacatataaaattaagATCTCGTGCTTAATGATTCGGATGATGTAATTATTTCTCAGAAAAACTATTTTTGAActctcattatattttcttaGTCCGAGTAAAGTGGAACGAAATGGAGGAAACAAAGTCATGTACTTTGTCCACAAAATCATAAACAATTCAAAGCTATGCATATAGTCATAAATTTGAGAAAGCAGAGCAAACCAGTAATGGGGAGGTGATCCGCTTCTCTACAGCCAAAACTACACCTTCCTTAGTCTTTATTCCGATTGCAGTTGAACCCAACTACAAAAcagaaaagggagagagagaaataagtgCACATAATAAGTTTGCAATAGACCAAAACACATGGAGGGGCTGGGATGATAAAAACAACTAGCACGAGAATGAAACCAATTTCATAATATCATGCTATCATAAACTCGCAACTAAAGTAAAACAAACTGAATAAAACCGCTGTTACATCCAAGCTAGAGCCAAACGAGGTAACCAATGGAAACAAAAACATAAGCAACAGTCAATTACAAGCAAATTATTTGCCCACCCCTAGCAATTTGAAACATAATAAGCTCGAAAAACAAAAAGCGGCAAGGAAGATCCACTAATCTCAATCAGATCGAGAGAATAAAAGCAAATCAACAAAGAGAGATGAAAGTCTAGAAGAAAACGATCCACTGGAAAACACACCTTGATCGCCTCGATCGCATATTCGACTTGAAACAATCTGCCTTCCGGGGAGAATGTGTTCACACCTCTGTCGTACTCGGTTCTTCAAACAAACAGGAAGAAGACAATACAGAAAAAAGCTTCAAATGAGATGGGCATTCTAAAAGACGGACAAAACATCCTTTCTCTTGGCGACGCCAAACAAACGTTTTACATGGTGACGATGATTTTACCTAGTGAGGAACATTTTCCCGTTAGCCCAAAAAGCAGAAGGCGAAGACCTAGCCACGAAATCAGGATAGACCCTGGAATGGAACGACGGACTCAGGCAACGAATGAAATAACGAAGAATCCCTAATGAAGGGAAGGAATTGGAACTGGAAATAGAGGAGAATCGGAACACTTACTGGCGGAGAGGTAGAGGGAAAAAGGCGGACGCAAGCAAGCAAGATGCCGGCACAGTCTTGCGACGCAAGACTTCTAGGGGTGTAATTGGATCGGGTCCAGCGGATACAAGCTGCATTGCCTGAAGTGAGTTGTCCGACCCATATTCGGTTTTAAGACCGAAGCCTGAGTCCGGTTATCATCGTCGACGCGGACCTCAGCACGAGCAGCCTTCAGGCTTCCACGCTGCCTCGTGGGCGAAGTTCTCTACAAAAATTTGGGCGCGCAACGGCGCTTGCGtttgaataaaaaagaataataaattcCCCCAATTTCTATCCCCTTCTCAATCagatctccctctccctctctccctctcccgcgGGAGGTAGTCCCATGAAGCAGCAGCATCGCAGGCATGAGAAAGCGGTGGAGGAGGAGCACGAGGCTGAGGATATGCAGCATGGTCCCTTCCCCGTCGAGCAACTTCAGGTGACCTCTCTCTGCTTCATACATTCTTCACTAAGCAGATAAAATTCTGCAGATTCCTCGTTTTCGTTCCGCTCCAGATTGTGTTGCTTGGTTAGTAATCGCTTTCTGCAATTGTTTGGTTTTCTTTGGTATCTGAGTTGGACGTCGGAGGAAGCTATATCTTATCTGGGTCTTGGTTGTGCTTATTAGTAATTCTGACCTACAGCTTGGGGCTGGGCTGTAGATCGATGTTCTTCATGTGCTTGTCCTCGGTAGTGACTTCACGTGGTTGCCCTCGTTTTGTGTGACTTTGGGCGCTGAATTGCTTCTTCGTCGTTTTGAGCTAAGATACCAGGGTGCGCCTGAAATCAAGTCGCACCCGCGTCCATGTCGACGCGGACGCGGGTGCGACCTTGGTTCGCACCCAAAACTTTCAACTctgagtcgggtgcggtcagccgcagCTGACGACTCGTCGGGTGCGGTAAAAAACGAGTCGGCtgttttttaagattttttttttttattattttcattgagAACGTTAGGACTTAGGGCACGATTCTCGCCTTTGCCGCAGCCCGCtgctctcctctctctcctgcgACTGCAACTTTGCGAGACTGCGATCCTTTCCTCCCTTCCACCGGCGTCGGCTGCGATCGTCCTTTCCACCGGCGGCAGCTTCCTCTACAGTCAAAGGGCTCACGTCTCTAGGTCTCTTCGTTCGTTCCATGCTCACGTCTCGGGGTCTCTTCGTTCGTTCTCTTCAGTGGAGCCGATGAACGGTGGCATCCTGTGTGATATCACATGAGTGAGGCCTCCATCccttctctgtctctccctaACCATTCCTTCTGCGCTTGCCCACATCACTGACATCATTGATCTTACCGATATTCCCGATTTCC containing:
- the LOC116264032 gene encoding proteasome subunit alpha type-5, with translation MQLVSAGPDPITPLEVLRRKTVPASCLLASAFFPLPLRQVYPDFVARSSPSAFWANGKMFLTRTEYDRGVNTFSPEGRLFQVEYAIEAIKLGSTAIGIKTKEGVVLAVEKRITSPLLEPSSVEKIMEIDEHIGCAMSGLIADARTLVEHARVETQNHRFSYGEPMTVESTTQALCDLALRFGEGDEESMSRPFGVSLLIAGHDENGPSLYYTDPSGTFWQCNAKAIGSGSEGADSSLQEQYNKDLSLLEAEKIALSILKQVMEEKVTPNNVDIAKVAPTYHLYSPSEVQAVISRL